One window from the genome of Rufibacter tibetensis encodes:
- a CDS encoding MFS transporter — protein sequence MKSPLPTIPTRILPIIVLAQFACTSLWFAGNAVLPELIPQFHLEASSLSHLTSAVQLGFILGTLVFAVFTISDRFSPSKVFLVCALVGAGFNWSLLWAEGLSTLLLSRFLTGFCLAGIYPVGMKIAADYHQKGLGKALGFLVGALVLGTAFPHLLKSLTQGLPWRYVIWATSGLAVAGGLSLFFLVPDGPHRSRSSQLDFTAFFQIFKQKQFRAAAFGYFGHMWELYTFWAFVPVIIALYAEANPGVTLNNPFLSFCIIAAGTLACIGGGYLAGNIGSAKTAFGALAISMACCLLSPWLFQLPLPLFLGLLLVWGLAVVMDSPQFSTLVAQSAPVQVKGTALTIVNSIGFAITIVSIQLLRSIQVAVAPTYWFLFLAIGPALGLLAMRRLVRGR from the coding sequence ATGCGGTGCTGCCTGAGTTGATTCCGCAGTTTCACCTGGAGGCCAGTTCGCTAAGTCATTTAACCTCGGCGGTACAGTTGGGTTTTATTCTGGGTACCTTGGTATTTGCCGTGTTCACCATATCAGACCGGTTCTCGCCGTCAAAGGTGTTTCTGGTGTGCGCATTGGTGGGAGCGGGGTTCAACTGGAGCTTGCTGTGGGCCGAAGGGCTTTCCACCTTGCTGCTGAGTAGGTTTCTCACGGGCTTTTGCCTGGCGGGCATTTACCCGGTAGGCATGAAAATAGCCGCCGATTACCACCAGAAAGGCTTGGGCAAGGCACTGGGGTTTCTGGTGGGCGCGCTGGTGTTGGGCACCGCCTTTCCGCACTTGCTCAAGAGCCTCACCCAAGGACTGCCGTGGCGGTACGTCATCTGGGCCACCTCGGGGCTGGCCGTAGCAGGAGGGCTGAGTTTGTTTTTCCTGGTACCAGACGGTCCCCACAGAAGCCGAAGCAGCCAACTAGATTTTACGGCCTTTTTTCAGATATTCAAGCAAAAACAGTTCAGAGCCGCCGCCTTCGGGTACTTCGGGCACATGTGGGAGTTGTACACGTTCTGGGCCTTTGTGCCGGTGATCATCGCCTTGTATGCAGAAGCAAACCCCGGGGTAACGTTAAACAACCCTTTCCTGTCGTTCTGCATTATTGCCGCCGGAACCCTGGCGTGCATAGGCGGTGGGTACCTGGCCGGAAATATAGGAAGTGCCAAAACCGCGTTCGGAGCTTTGGCCATTTCCATGGCGTGCTGTCTGCTGTCACCGTGGCTGTTTCAATTGCCTTTGCCGCTGTTCCTGGGGTTGTTGCTGGTGTGGGGCCTGGCCGTAGTCATGGACTCACCGCAGTTCTCTACACTGGTCGCCCAATCAGCTCCGGTACAGGTGAAAGGGACGGCCCTCACTATTGTCAATTCCATCGGCTTTGCCATTACCATTGTCAGCATCCAACTGCTGCGGAGTATTCAGGTGGCAGTGGCACCCACCTATTGGTTTCTGTTTTTAGCCATTGGGCCTGCTTTGGGTTTGCTGGCTATGCGGCGGTTGGTTCGGGGACGTTAA